GAATTGCAGAACAAACACAGGCCAAAAGGGTCGTTGTCAAGCGAGTAGTTCAGTCGTTCCTTGACGAGATTATTTCCGAACTTATTGGAAATAACCGTCTGGAATTCCGCGACTTCGGAGTTTTCGAAGTTCGTACCCGTGAGGCCAGAGTAGCTCAAAAT
The sequence above is drawn from the Planctomycetaceae bacterium genome and encodes:
- a CDS encoding integration host factor subunit beta; translated protein: MGTVTKKELIDRIAEQTQAKRVVVKRVVQSFLDEIISELIGNNRLEFRDFGVFEVRTREARVAQNPKTLERVEVPAKRTVKFKMGRLMKEKLGGDDDDSVSEDTQA